The DNA sequence GCGGCACGGACACTTGTGCTCGGTGGTGATGCGCCCCCCTTCGGGTGTGGCGGTCAGACTGACGGGGAACTGCTTGCACGCCTGGGGCTTGAGCAGACCCCCCAGCGGCGTGTGGACAGCGCAGCGCCCCTCCTCGAGGAAGATGCAGCTGCCCGACTCGGCGCGCATCACCAGCACGTGCACGTCGTCGCGGGGGTCGTGCGCCACGATGCCGTCGTGCAACACGCGCAGCCGCGCGCGCTCGCCCAGCCGGATGGGGCCGATGGCGTGGATGTCCGTGCAGCACAGGCCATCGCCGAAGCACGCGTAGCGCGCACCGTCGCGCACCACCAGGGGCTCACAGCGAGCGCCGTCCAAGCTGGGTAGGCTCGGCAGGCTCGGCAGGCTCGGCAACTTCACGAGCGCCTCGGGGCGGAGATCGGCGCGGACGGAGAAGGAGGCACACGGGTCACGATGGGTCTCTGCTGGGTTGGGGTGTCGGGGCACGCAGCGCGGCGGCGGACCTTCCGGCGCGAGCCACGCCGGCAGGCAGGCGCCACGGTCGAGGCGTGGGCCGCCGCGGCGCGAAGTAGGGCGCGCTGCTCAGGCAGCGTACCCCAGGACCAGCGCGCGCGAGAGCAGATAGAAGCCGTCGATCATGACGAACAGCAGCAGCTTGAACGGGAGCGACACGGTGGTCGGCGACATCATGTGCATGCCGAGCGCGAGCAAGATGTTGGCGACGACCATGTCGACGACCAGGAATGGGAGGAAGATGAGGAAGCCGATCTGGAACGCCTCGGCGAGCTCGGTCACGACGAACGCCGGGAGCACCACGAGGAAGTCGTCTGGCTGCACGGAGTCACGCTGATCGGCGGGGCGTGCGCGCCGGGCGAGGTCCAAGAACAGGACCCGCTCGCGCTCCCCTGCGTTGTGGGCGAGGAACGCCGCGAGAGGCGCAGCGCCCAGGCTGACGGCCTCGAACACCGCGTCCAGGCTTTCCCCCTCGAAGGGCGCGGCCCGGTCGACG is a window from the Sandaracinaceae bacterium genome containing:
- the sctR gene encoding type III secretion system export apparatus subunit SctR gives rise to the protein MRHRLVTALAACLASAVVLLPHTASAQSASRGSESFAGQPIVSMVALVALSLLPFAFMTMTSFTKMSVVFSLLRNALGAGQVPSGLIISALAAVLSLYVMAPVFARVQDAAAPAVARVDRAAPFEGESLDAVFEAVSLGAAPLAAFLAHNAGERERVLFLDLARRARPADQRDSVQPDDFLVVLPAFVVTELAEAFQIGFLIFLPFLVVDMVVANILLALGMHMMSPTTVSLPFKLLLFVMIDGFYLLSRALVLGYAA